The following are from one region of the Alicyclobacillus fastidiosus genome:
- a CDS encoding YdcF family protein, with product MLISEMSLEKLTKAQITDLVFGMESEIDDGTLSGDCIFVFGGTSMERTDKAVALFNDARAPYILFTGGDRYGTRTDREALVLRDRAIELGVPKESTMVETSSNNTIENILCSLVILDRKLGLHSIRRLLLVSQQWHMRRCMLMFRTFLPSWVDLVWCPEDRLVASRDNWWKEPEWERRVMNEAFKVVNGVQDRYFIDADIPI from the coding sequence ATGCTTATTTCAGAGATGTCATTGGAGAAGTTGACCAAAGCACAAATCACAGACCTCGTGTTTGGTATGGAGTCAGAAATCGACGATGGTACCTTGTCGGGAGATTGCATCTTCGTGTTTGGCGGAACGAGTATGGAACGCACAGACAAGGCGGTGGCGTTGTTCAATGACGCGCGTGCGCCCTATATTCTGTTTACCGGAGGAGACAGGTATGGAACTCGCACGGATCGGGAGGCATTGGTTCTACGCGATAGGGCCATTGAGCTTGGGGTACCAAAAGAATCGACGATGGTCGAAACATCGTCGAACAACACCATCGAAAACATTTTATGTTCACTTGTCATCTTGGACCGCAAGTTGGGGCTGCACAGCATTCGGAGGTTGCTTCTTGTTAGCCAACAATGGCACATGCGCAGATGCATGTTAATGTTTAGAACGTTTCTGCCGTCGTGGGTCGACCTGGTTTGGTGCCCTGAAGATCGCCTGGTCGCGAGTCGTGACAACTGGTGGAAAGAGCCCGAATGGGAACGTCGAGTGATGAACGAGGCATTTAAGGTTGTAAACGGAGTGCAGGACAGATACTTTATCGATGCCGACATTCCAATTTAG